One Calditrichota bacterium DNA segment encodes these proteins:
- a CDS encoding indolepyruvate oxidoreductase subunit beta: protein MDKLKLKIEKDNPVINVVMGGVGGQGVLVASDILTLAALNAGMDTKKSEVHGMAQRGGSVVSQIRLGEKIYSPLVVKGSADVLLAFEKLEAVRYLEMLKQGGVVIVNDQQITPLTVYFANIPYPENVEEICRRRAGEFFAIEGIQIADDLGNTRVLNTVMLGALSTFLDIKKDDWIKAIEQRVPQKTIPLNIKAFEEGAKIFDAVNY, encoded by the coding sequence ATGGATAAATTGAAACTTAAAATAGAGAAGGACAATCCGGTCATAAACGTAGTCATGGGCGGAGTCGGCGGTCAGGGCGTGCTTGTCGCCAGTGATATTTTGACCCTGGCGGCGCTGAACGCGGGAATGGACACAAAAAAGAGCGAAGTGCACGGCATGGCGCAGCGCGGCGGCAGCGTGGTAAGTCAAATTCGTCTGGGAGAAAAAATTTATTCGCCGTTAGTGGTGAAAGGAAGCGCTGATGTCTTGCTCGCATTTGAAAAATTGGAAGCGGTGCGATATTTGGAAATGCTGAAACAGGGCGGCGTCGTCATTGTCAATGATCAGCAAATCACACCGCTCACGGTTTATTTTGCCAACATCCCGTATCCCGAAAATGTCGAAGAAATTTGCCGTCGCCGCGCGGGAGAATTTTTTGCCATCGAGGGCATTCAAATCGCAGATGATTTGGGAAATACGCGCGTGCTGAATACGGTCATGTTGGGTGCTCTTTCCACATTTCTGGACATCAAAAAAGATGATTGGATTAAGGCAATTGAACAGCGAGTTCCGCAGAAAACCATTCCTCTGAATATCAAAGCCTTCGAGGAAGGCGCGAAGATTTTTGATGCGGTTAATTATTAG
- a CDS encoding bifunctional enoyl-CoA hydratase/phosphate acetyltransferase has protein sequence MIRNFDELITEAQRISRERHRPIRVAVAAGNDSAALEAVHEAKKMEMVDGVLVGEKELIWQALEELNLPRDEFEIIEAKGDAEICRRTIQTIHDGEAEIILKGKVKTATLLKAVLNAEYGLRTGNLISDAFVFEWLDRPSENKIMIITDGGFTLAPDLNQKVQLIENAVKVMHALGNKNPKVAVLSAVETVNPSLQSTVDAAILAKMNQRGQIKGCVVDGPLALDNAISPEAAKIKGIDSPVAGQADILLFPNIESANTTAKGTTYFANLRLAHATMGAKAPVLIPSRSDTADAKMLTLALNVVLSQQL, from the coding sequence ATGATCAGAAATTTTGACGAATTGATTACCGAAGCGCAGCGAATAAGTCGTGAGCGCCATCGCCCGATTCGCGTGGCGGTTGCCGCGGGAAATGATTCGGCGGCGCTGGAAGCAGTTCATGAAGCGAAAAAAATGGAAATGGTTGATGGGGTGCTCGTGGGAGAGAAAGAACTCATCTGGCAGGCTCTGGAAGAATTGAATTTGCCGCGGGATGAATTTGAAATAATCGAGGCAAAGGGAGATGCGGAAATTTGTCGGCGGACGATTCAGACCATTCACGACGGCGAAGCGGAAATTATTTTGAAAGGCAAAGTGAAAACCGCCACATTGCTCAAGGCGGTGCTGAATGCGGAATACGGCTTGCGCACCGGAAACTTGATCAGCGATGCGTTTGTGTTCGAATGGCTTGACAGACCGTCAGAAAATAAAATCATGATCATCACCGACGGCGGTTTCACTCTGGCGCCGGATTTGAATCAAAAGGTACAATTGATCGAAAATGCCGTCAAAGTCATGCACGCTCTGGGCAACAAAAATCCCAAAGTCGCGGTGCTCTCTGCCGTAGAAACTGTCAATCCGTCGCTGCAATCCACAGTCGATGCGGCGATTTTGGCGAAAATGAACCAGCGCGGTCAGATCAAAGGCTGCGTCGTTGACGGGCCACTGGCGTTGGACAATGCCATTTCTCCGGAAGCGGCAAAAATCAAAGGGATCGATTCTCCTGTTGCCGGGCAGGCGGATATCTTGCTTTTTCCGAATATTGAATCCGCCAATACTACGGCAAAAGGAACAACTTACTTCGCTAATCTGCGCCTGGCCCACGCTACCATGGGCGCCAAAGCGCCGGTGCTGATTCCTTCCCGCTCGGATACAGCGGACGCAAAGATGTTGACGCTGGCGTTGAACGTGGTTTTGAGTCAGCAGTTGTAA